A window of Cellulosimicrobium protaetiae genomic DNA:
CGACGCGGGAGCCGTCGGCTGCCCGCCGCGACGCGCCGCCGGGCGGCCGTGCGTGAGGTAGAGCGGGAGGCCGGTGAGGAGCAGCCCGCCGACGAGGTTGCCGAGGACGGTCGGGATCTCGTTCCAGATCAGGTAGTCCATGATCGTGAACTCGCCACCGAGCAGCAGGCCGGACGGGAACAGGAACATGTTGACGATCGAGTGCTCGAACGCCATGAAGAAGAACAGCATGACCGGCATCCACATCGCGATCGCCTTGCCGGGCACGTCCTTCGCGACCATCGCGCCGATGACGCCCATGGAGACCATCCAGTTGCACAGCATGCCGCGCACGAACAGCGTGAGCATGCCCGACGCCCCGTGCTCGGCGTACCCGACCGTGCGGCCCTCGCCGATGTGCCCGATCGCCTGACCGACCTCGTTGGGCGGGGTGTCGAACCCGTAGGTCACGACGATCGCCATCATCACCGCGACGGCGAACGCGCCGAGGAAGTTCCCGACGAACACCAGGCCCCAGTTGCGCAGGACTCCGCGCACCGTGATCCCGGGCCGCTTGTCGAGCCAGGCGAGCGGGCCGAGGACGAACATGCCGGTGAGCAGGTCGTACCCGAGCAGGTACAGCAGGATGAACCCGACGGGGAAGAGGACGGCGCCGAGGATCGCGTGGCCCGTCGTCACCGTGACCGTCACGGCGAACGCGGCGGCGATCGCGAGGATCGCGCCGCCCATCGTGGAGCGCACGAGCGTGTCACGCGTGGACAGCAGGACCTTGTTGGCACCGGCGTCGATGATCGTCGGGACGAGCTCGGCGGGCTTGACGTAGGACATGGGCGGGCTCCGGTCTCTGGGGCGACGTCGCGGCAGGGGAGTGCCCGACGGCGCGCCCCACGCTAGGAACCCGCGGTTTCGCCCGCGTTCCCGCCGGGGAGCGGCTTCGTTACCGGGGTCGCTCAGCCGGTCGTGGAGCCCTGTGAGAACTCGGGGTGGGGTGCGGGGTCGACGACGACGGCGTGCACGGTCGCGAGGCGTCGGACCGCGCGCTCGAGGGCCCGCGCGCGCCGCGGGGTCGCGCGGAACGTCACGACGATCCGGCCCGCCCGGCCGTCGTCGTCCACCGCCTCGGTCGCGAGCGAGTCGAAGCTGACCCCGCGCGTCGAGAAGACCCCCGTCAGCGCCGTGAGCGTGCCCGGCTGGTCGAGGCCGTGCACGGTCGCGACCCACGCGGTCTCCGCCCCGCCCCGGCCCGACGGCGCCCGGTCGCCGGTCGCGGTCGACGCCCCCGGGGCGGGCGCGCCGGTCCCGGCCCGCTCCCCTCCGGCCGACCGGGCGTCGTCCGCCGGCGCCGTGCTCGCGGCGACCATGCGCCCGACGCCGTCCGCCGCGTCGGTCAGGCGGCGCGCCTCGTCGTCGGGGAGGTCGTCGAGGAGCACGCGCGTCCACCCGCCCGGTCCGAGAACCACCGGGACGCCGAGCACGCCGCGGAACGGGCCGCCGTCGGGCGCCCCGCGGCCGCCGGTCGGGCCGGCGAGCCGTCCCCCGAGCTCCCCGTCGAGGGCCACCTGCCCGGCGACGACGATCTCGCGGCCGTCGAGGATCACCTCGAGCAGGTCGACCGTGGCGCTCGCCGTCCCCGCCGGCGTCTTCGCGCCCGACTGGTGCGTCATCCACGGCCGAGTGACGAGCCGCAGGTCCGCGGGCCACGTGTCGATGAGGTCGAACGCCGCGCCCATGTCCTCGGCCGCGACGCGCGCCAGCTCGGTCTTCGCCGACGCGATCTCGTCGGGCAGCGCGTCGAGCGTGCGGCCCCGCCGCAGCGCCGCGACGGCCCGCGCGCGCTCGTCGGCGTCGAGCCCGCTCACCCGGACCGTCGACCACAGCGGCACGGCGTCCTCGCCGTGCTGGCCCCCGACGAACCCGCCGACACGGTGCCGCCGCACGCCCAGCTCCACCGCGAGCTCGCGCCGGAACCGCAGCGTGTCGAGCCACGCGCCCATCCCGAGCACGCGGTGCCGCCCGAGCCGCTCCGCCATGACGGCGACCCCGAGCTCCACGGGGTTCGTCACCACGACGACCACCTCGTGCCCCGAGCCGTGCCGCGCGATCGCGTCGGCGTACTCGGCGAGCACGGCGCCGTTCGTGGCGGCGAGGACCCGACGGTCGGGGTCGGCTCCCGTCCGGGCCGGGGGCGTCAGGCCCGCGGCGACCACGATCACGTCGGCCGTGACGTCCTCGGGGGAGTGCGCGACGTCGAGCAGGGGCGCGTGCTCGTCGTACGCGTCCACGAGGTCGGCGCGCAGCCCGTGCACCGCCCGGCCCGACGCCCCGCCCGCGCGTCCCACGAGCTGGAGCCGGGCCGTCGGCGGGAGCACCCGTCGCTCGACGATCTGCGTGCACACCTGCCGGCCGACGTCTCCCGTCGCCCCCACCACCGCTACGTCCACCCCGGCAGGCTACGTCGCCGACCGATGAGTCCGGGCGACAGGGTGCGTCATGACCGTGAGGACGCACCGGACGAGAGGAGCAGGACGATGACGACCACCGACCCGACGGTGAAGAACCTCGACGGCTACGGCACGCCGCCGATCGAGTGGGCGCGCGTGCACGACACGCTGTTCGGCAGGCTCCCCCAGGAGCCCGGTGCCGGCGGGCCGAACCGGCACACGACGTGGCTCGCGACGACGGACCCCGACGGGAAGCCGCACGTGGTGCCGTTCGGCGCGCTCGTGCTCGACGAGGAGATCTTCCTGTGCTCCGGCGAGGGCACGCGCAAGAACCGCAACCTGCACCGCGACCCGCGCTGCACGCTGACCGTCGCGACGGAGCCGTTCGACCTCACCGTCGAGGGCCGGGCCGAGCGCGTCAGGGACCCCGAGACCCTGGAACGCGCGGCGGCGGGGTTCCGCGCCGACGGCTGGCCCGCGACCGTCGACGGCGACGCGCTCACCGCGGAGTTCAGCGCACCGTCCGCCGGCCCACCGCCATGGGCGGTCTACCGCCTCGTCCCCGAGCGCGTGTTCGCCTTCGGCACGGCCGAGCCCTACGGCGCCACCCGCTTCGACCTCCCGCCGAGGGAGAACCGCGGTCTGCCGAGGTAGAACCGTGGTCTCCCTCGGCGTCAGGCGAACTCGATGCCCGCCGCGGCGGCGACCATCTCGTCGAGGACTGCCGCGACCACGGGCCGTGGCTCGTGGCGGGTCGCGCGGTGGCGTGCGACGAGCCGACGGGACCCGAGACCGGGCAGGCCGACGACCCGGACGCCGTCGGGCACCTCGTCGGACGCGCCGCCCTCGACGGCGAGCGCCGGGAGCATCGCGACGCCGAGCCCGGCCGCGACCAGCGAGAGGGCCACGTCGAAGTCGTAGTAGTTGTGCCGCGTGCGCAGGGTCCCACCCAGGCCACGCTCGAGCCTGCGCAGAGCTCGGGCCGCAGCGGTGCCGGGCTCGGGCCCGAGCCAGACGGCGTCGCGCACGTCGTCGAGCCGGGTCGGCGTGGGCATCGTGGCGGGTACGACGAGGCGCCACGGCTCGTCGAGCAGCACGATCTCGCGCGTCCCGCGCGGCGCGGGGGAGTCGGCCTCGTAGTCGCGCTCGAGGAGCACGACGTCGAGCTCGCCCGCGCGCAGGAGGCGCAGCGCCTCGGTGGGCTCGCGCTCCTGCACGTCGAGCTCGACGCCCGGCGCCGTCTCGGCCAGCCGTCCCGCGACGGGTGCGACGACGGCGCGGATCGCCGACTGGAACGAGCCGACCGCGACGCGGCCCGTGACCTCGTCCCCGAGCGCGGCGAGGGCCTTGCGCGCCTCGACGAGCTCGGTCTCGATGCGCTCGGCCGTCTCGGCGAGCACGCGGCCCGCCGGGGTGAGGGTGACGCCGCGCGGGCCGCGGTCGAGCACGACGACGCCCTCCTCCGCCTCGAGCCGCTGGATCTGCTGGGACACCGCGGACGGGGTGACGTGCAGAAGATCTGCTGCCGCGAGAATGCCTCCGCCGCGGTGCACGGCAAGGAGGAAACCAAGCCTGCGTGGGTCCGTCGCCATGTAGAGATACTAAACGGCCGGTGCAGAGATGTTCGATTGTGCTGAAGCCTCCGAGCCCTCACACTTGTCGTGGCGCCGGTCGGTTACCTCCTCCTCCTTACGGGTCGGCGCCCGAGCTTTCGCACCACCCGCGCCACCAGCCACAAGCCCGGAGCGCACAGCCACCGCAGCGTCGCGGTACCCCCCTCCACCCCTCTTCGTCACCGGAGTACCGCTGTGCCCGTCACCCTCGACTCGATCGTCATGTTCCTCGGTTGGATCGGCGCCGCCGCCGGCGTCGTCGCGTACGCGATGGTCAGCCGCGGCCGCTGGGCGGCCTCGTCCGCGCCCTTCCAGCTCACCAACCTCACCGCCGCCGGCCTCATGGGCATGGTCGCCGCGGCGAACGGCGTGTGGCCGTCCGTCGCCGCGAACCTCGTGTGGATCGTCATCGGCGTCCAGGCCGTCGTCGTGCTCCTGCGCGCGCGGGCACGGCGCCGTGCGGCCGTCGTCGACGGGCGTGCGACCGGGGCCGTCGTCCCCGTCCTGACGTCGAGCGACCTCGCACCCGCCACCGAGGCCGTCGTCGTCCCCGACGTGGCCCTGCCCGACGACGAGCCCTCGCCGCGCGAGGTCGGCCTCGCCGCCTGAAGGACCCAGCGACGACGTCGGACGGTCAGACCCCGGCGGGCGTGATGAGCCCGACCAGCAGGCCCATCACGAGCACGGTGACCAGCTCGTGCGCGACGTTGAGCACGGTCAGCCCGGCCGGTCTGCCCTCGAAGGCGTCGTGGGTGACGAACCGCGCCGCGGTGAAGCCTGCCCACAGCACGACGGCGGTCAGCAGCGCGTTGCCGAGGTAGCCACCGCCGTAGAACGACCACGCGAGGTAGGTCGCGCCGGCGAGCACCCACGCGGTCACGAAGCTGACGACGACGGTCACGAGGATCGGCACGACGGCGTCGCGTCCCTCGCCCGACGGATCGACCTTCGCGACGCGCATCCAGTACGCGCCGAAGACCTTCGGCGTGT
This region includes:
- a CDS encoding LysR family transcriptional regulator, which codes for MATDPRRLGFLLAVHRGGGILAAADLLHVTPSAVSQQIQRLEAEEGVVVLDRGPRGVTLTPAGRVLAETAERIETELVEARKALAALGDEVTGRVAVGSFQSAIRAVVAPVAGRLAETAPGVELDVQEREPTEALRLLRAGELDVVLLERDYEADSPAPRGTREIVLLDEPWRLVVPATMPTPTRLDDVRDAVWLGPEPGTAAARALRRLERGLGGTLRTRHNYYDFDVALSLVAAGLGVAMLPALAVEGGASDEVPDGVRVVGLPGLGSRRLVARHRATRHEPRPVVAAVLDEMVAAAAGIEFA
- a CDS encoding formate/nitrite transporter family protein produces the protein MSYVKPAELVPTIIDAGANKVLLSTRDTLVRSTMGGAILAIAAAFAVTVTVTTGHAILGAVLFPVGFILLYLLGYDLLTGMFVLGPLAWLDKRPGITVRGVLRNWGLVFVGNFLGAFAVAVMMAIVVTYGFDTPPNEVGQAIGHIGEGRTVGYAEHGASGMLTLFVRGMLCNWMVSMGVIGAMVAKDVPGKAIAMWMPVMLFFFMAFEHSIVNMFLFPSGLLLGGEFTIMDYLIWNEIPTVLGNLVGGLLLTGLPLYLTHGRPAARRGGQPTAPASGAEPTTERELVSEPA
- a CDS encoding CBU_0592 family membrane protein, which encodes MPVTLDSIVMFLGWIGAAAGVVAYAMVSRGRWAASSAPFQLTNLTAAGLMGMVAAANGVWPSVAANLVWIVIGVQAVVVLLRARARRRAAVVDGRATGAVVPVLTSSDLAPATEAVVVPDVALPDDEPSPREVGLAA
- a CDS encoding pyridoxamine 5'-phosphate oxidase family protein, with protein sequence MTTTDPTVKNLDGYGTPPIEWARVHDTLFGRLPQEPGAGGPNRHTTWLATTDPDGKPHVVPFGALVLDEEIFLCSGEGTRKNRNLHRDPRCTLTVATEPFDLTVEGRAERVRDPETLERAAAGFRADGWPATVDGDALTAEFSAPSAGPPPWAVYRLVPERVFAFGTAEPYGATRFDLPPRENRGLPR
- a CDS encoding DUF1761 domain-containing protein translates to MVPEINYWAVLAATASSMLVGSVWYTPKVFGAYWMRVAKVDPSGEGRDAVVPILVTVVVSFVTAWVLAGATYLAWSFYGGGYLGNALLTAVVLWAGFTAARFVTHDAFEGRPAGLTVLNVAHELVTVLVMGLLVGLITPAGV
- a CDS encoding lactate/malate family dehydrogenase produces the protein MDVAVVGATGDVGRQVCTQIVERRVLPPTARLQLVGRAGGASGRAVHGLRADLVDAYDEHAPLLDVAHSPEDVTADVIVVAAGLTPPARTGADPDRRVLAATNGAVLAEYADAIARHGSGHEVVVVVTNPVELGVAVMAERLGRHRVLGMGAWLDTLRFRRELAVELGVRRHRVGGFVGGQHGEDAVPLWSTVRVSGLDADERARAVAALRRGRTLDALPDEIASAKTELARVAAEDMGAAFDLIDTWPADLRLVTRPWMTHQSGAKTPAGTASATVDLLEVILDGREIVVAGQVALDGELGGRLAGPTGGRGAPDGGPFRGVLGVPVVLGPGGWTRVLLDDLPDDEARRLTDAADGVGRMVAASTAPADDARSAGGERAGTGAPAPGASTATGDRAPSGRGGAETAWVATVHGLDQPGTLTALTGVFSTRGVSFDSLATEAVDDDGRAGRIVVTFRATPRRARALERAVRRLATVHAVVVDPAPHPEFSQGSTTG